A single window of Granulicella sibirica DNA harbors:
- a CDS encoding alpha/beta hydrolase — MSQVQDPHRDQHIFRVGAPLEEALGAVVLIHGRGASAEDILGLSRELDHPGLVYLAPQAANHTWYPNSFLVPTGQNEPWLSSAIAKVKSTVTMALAAGIPESRIAICGFSQGACLSTEFVARYPARYGGLIALTGGLIGTSEEVAAQTRTGNLGGMPAFFGSGDPDPHVPWQRVEQSAAILKAMGAEVSTERYPGRPHTVTRVELEHANEIVGNLLAGAVSR; from the coding sequence GTGAGCCAAGTACAGGACCCACACCGCGACCAGCACATCTTCCGCGTCGGCGCTCCTCTTGAGGAAGCGCTCGGCGCGGTCGTGCTGATCCATGGCCGTGGCGCGTCAGCCGAGGACATCCTCGGCCTCTCGCGCGAACTGGATCACCCCGGCCTCGTCTACCTGGCACCCCAGGCCGCCAACCATACCTGGTACCCCAACTCGTTCCTCGTCCCCACCGGTCAGAACGAGCCGTGGCTCTCCTCCGCCATCGCCAAGGTGAAGTCGACCGTCACGATGGCGCTTGCTGCCGGCATTCCGGAGAGCAGGATCGCCATCTGCGGCTTCTCGCAAGGCGCCTGCCTCTCAACCGAGTTCGTCGCCCGCTATCCCGCGCGTTACGGCGGACTGATCGCCCTCACCGGCGGCCTGATCGGCACATCGGAAGAGGTCGCAGCCCAGACACGCACCGGTAACCTCGGGGGGATGCCCGCCTTCTTCGGCTCAGGCGACCCCGACCCGCACGTTCCCTGGCAGAGGGTAGAGCAGTCGGCAGCGATCCTCAAGGCAATGGGCGCGGAGGTCTCAACCGAACGCTACCCCGGAAGACCCCACACGGTCACGCGAGTCGAACTCGAACACGCAAACGAAATCGTAGGAAACTTACTCGCAGGCGCCGTCAGCCGCTGA
- a CDS encoding alpha-2-macroglobulin family protein: MRHGLGWGIGRVLSVLLLLLACGREASAAPAPYFTLSTYKSFAPGEKPKLHLYSRNVDELEFRVYHIEDPDKFVANLPQMHSFGDRPVPSSVEQIDEKTWLERFHDWKRGLWSEVRSFLRTQLSHEARQALVQKQSNLARRSRVVGVAQFAQIPLLNDKQLVARWKQEMPPTFVSDNQTLPIDPLPAGMYLVEATDAHQKAYTILMISQTALITRMVAGNVLAYAVDRKSGAPVTGASVSLGLTGLPLMHGTTSDEGVAEFKAPAEPVKKPGDGEQADASGAESKMWVIAHRGSDVALVAPYFGSFMSVAGTTFTSYLYTDRPVYRPGHTVHWKGVFRQYAGDSPELPKFSQAHVRVTDEQGKVALDKVVGLSPNGTVNGEVVLAKDASLGNYSVSINSVEGQNLGFSGYAGFIVEEYRKPEYEVKVSAQKEHLLQGSSNEVTIDSRYFFGEPVVGAKVKYTIQQSAHSWYGDEDDDDHTVTPGDEGDGADAPDAGDGEQATPGDEEAAGTGTLNADGKLVVKLPTRFVENMHYDKDYVVSAGVTDDAGREISGKYRFLATYGSFRIHLEPVNYFAKKGGMAAFKLTAVDYENKPVSTAIHLSLSQSRYTNGKMVLTDAGSADATTDAKGQATVQANVNLAGSIQVLATANTQEKRTVQDSSWIYASGPKENTDDEFGGTHLMKIIADKKSYAPGDTAHLSLVGDVTGFHALVIATGYTVEFRKTLGTDGQAMSFDLPITKDSQPNLTVEAVLIKDDQMYQARKSLKVPPTEQALQIEITPAAATFQPQQTAAYDVVTKDATGKPVSAELSFGVVDEAIYALYKDTSGDLLKSLYPARSVYANVDSSLDYYFEGEAGSKSPMLAERHARYRPMLAQVKSANDVKQPHVRKDFPDTAFWAPDIHTDASGHARVTMTFPDSLTTWRATVRAVTADSKAGSLINRVIVRKNIIVRMGQPRFLRKGDTVSIPVIVHNYLATAKPVQLSLDATGLDLVGGATQSVNVNPKGEATAFWKFRASSIGTAKLLAKAITNEESDALEVTFPVKPSGVRKTLTASGSIQGSGEHSLSIDFPTGTDAGAHTLAIEVSPSIAGSLFGALDYLSTFPYGCTEQTMSSFLPNILIADATKKLSLQKPVDPALLATRIKAGFDRLADYQHEDGGWGWWKEDTSQVFMTAYVVSGYGQARRVGYDKAGESLRKGVGFLETTLRAHPRMLPELRAYTVYALSEAGRDVTDAKLLKDETDALYRRRGDLSAQGLSFTGLAMMRENDTRSGEIATLLTAKAVKQGDRVSWPSTREPLLDIDADSSAQSTAYALKFLVHQTPDSPLLQGAALWLIANRNEGSYWSSTEQTSAALFGLTDYLVATHELDAESDVEVFVNGASAGKRHFTAADSLSASILSITPDAAHLQPQGNSIRIVSRGAGRAYFAVSGTFFSTDKSAYQQGTMALNIARDYFKLVPFEKNGSIFYKLDPLRGPVQQGDVLAVHLGVTGSREKYLLIEDPIPAGAEFLTNEGTFNIMDRPGTWRYWYTRREFHDDHAAIFATEFEGRDESFYLLKVINPGSYAISPASVQPMYQPGIQATSDELHLDVQDVTPQNPPAGGGR, translated from the coding sequence ATGAGACACGGCTTGGGGTGGGGGATCGGCCGTGTTCTGTCTGTGCTGCTGTTGCTGCTTGCCTGTGGGCGGGAGGCGAGTGCGGCGCCTGCGCCTTACTTCACGCTGAGCACCTATAAGAGCTTTGCGCCGGGGGAGAAGCCGAAGCTTCACCTTTATTCACGGAACGTGGATGAGCTTGAGTTCCGGGTGTATCACATCGAGGATCCGGACAAGTTCGTGGCGAACCTGCCGCAGATGCATTCGTTCGGGGATCGGCCTGTGCCTTCTTCGGTCGAACAGATCGATGAGAAGACGTGGCTGGAGAGATTTCATGACTGGAAGCGTGGGCTCTGGTCGGAGGTGCGGAGCTTTTTGAGGACGCAGCTCTCGCATGAGGCGCGGCAGGCGCTGGTGCAGAAGCAATCGAACCTGGCGAGGCGGAGCCGGGTGGTTGGGGTGGCGCAGTTCGCGCAGATTCCGCTGCTGAACGATAAGCAGCTTGTGGCGCGGTGGAAGCAGGAGATGCCTCCGACGTTTGTCAGCGACAACCAGACTCTGCCGATCGATCCGCTGCCGGCGGGGATGTATCTGGTGGAGGCGACGGACGCGCACCAGAAGGCTTACACGATCCTGATGATCAGCCAGACGGCTCTGATTACGCGGATGGTCGCTGGGAATGTGCTGGCGTATGCGGTCGATCGGAAGAGCGGGGCTCCGGTGACGGGGGCGAGTGTTTCGCTTGGGCTGACCGGGCTGCCGCTCATGCATGGGACGACGTCGGACGAGGGGGTTGCGGAGTTCAAGGCGCCTGCTGAGCCGGTGAAGAAGCCGGGAGACGGAGAGCAGGCGGATGCTTCCGGCGCTGAGAGCAAGATGTGGGTGATCGCTCATCGGGGGAGCGATGTGGCGCTGGTGGCTCCGTACTTCGGATCGTTCATGAGCGTGGCGGGGACTACGTTTACGAGCTATTTGTATACAGATCGGCCGGTGTATCGACCGGGGCATACGGTGCATTGGAAGGGGGTGTTCCGGCAATACGCGGGGGATTCGCCGGAGCTGCCGAAGTTCTCGCAGGCGCATGTGCGCGTCACGGACGAACAAGGGAAGGTGGCGCTGGATAAGGTGGTGGGGCTCTCCCCGAATGGGACGGTGAATGGGGAAGTGGTTCTGGCGAAGGATGCTTCGCTTGGGAACTACTCGGTGTCGATCAACTCGGTAGAGGGACAGAATCTGGGGTTCTCGGGGTATGCGGGGTTCATCGTCGAGGAGTACCGGAAGCCGGAGTACGAGGTGAAGGTCTCGGCGCAGAAGGAGCATCTGCTGCAGGGGAGCTCGAACGAGGTCACGATCGATTCGCGGTACTTCTTCGGGGAGCCGGTGGTGGGGGCGAAGGTGAAGTACACGATCCAGCAGAGCGCGCATTCCTGGTATGGCGATGAAGACGATGACGACCATACGGTGACGCCAGGCGATGAGGGTGATGGGGCTGATGCGCCGGACGCCGGGGATGGCGAGCAGGCGACGCCTGGCGATGAAGAGGCGGCAGGGACAGGAACGCTGAACGCGGATGGGAAGCTGGTGGTGAAGCTCCCGACGCGCTTTGTCGAGAACATGCATTACGACAAGGACTATGTCGTGAGCGCGGGTGTGACGGACGACGCGGGACGGGAGATCAGCGGGAAGTACCGGTTTCTTGCGACCTATGGGAGCTTCCGGATCCATCTCGAGCCCGTGAACTACTTCGCGAAGAAGGGCGGCATGGCGGCGTTCAAGCTGACGGCGGTGGACTATGAGAACAAGCCGGTTTCGACGGCGATCCACCTGAGTCTGAGCCAGTCGCGCTACACGAACGGGAAGATGGTGCTGACGGACGCCGGGTCGGCGGATGCGACGACGGATGCGAAGGGGCAGGCGACAGTTCAGGCGAACGTCAATCTTGCGGGTTCGATCCAGGTGCTGGCCACGGCGAATACGCAGGAGAAGCGCACCGTGCAGGATTCGTCGTGGATCTACGCGAGCGGGCCGAAGGAGAACACGGACGACGAGTTCGGCGGTACGCACCTGATGAAGATCATCGCGGACAAGAAGAGCTATGCGCCGGGAGATACGGCGCACCTGTCGCTGGTTGGCGATGTGACGGGGTTCCATGCGCTTGTGATCGCGACGGGGTACACGGTTGAATTTCGCAAGACGCTGGGGACAGATGGACAGGCGATGAGCTTCGACCTGCCGATCACGAAGGACTCGCAGCCGAACCTGACGGTCGAGGCGGTGCTGATCAAGGACGACCAGATGTACCAGGCGCGGAAGTCGCTGAAGGTTCCGCCGACGGAGCAGGCGCTGCAGATCGAGATTACGCCTGCTGCCGCGACGTTCCAGCCGCAGCAGACGGCAGCGTATGACGTGGTGACGAAGGATGCGACGGGGAAGCCGGTGAGTGCGGAGCTGAGCTTCGGGGTTGTCGATGAGGCGATCTATGCGCTGTATAAGGACACGTCGGGCGATCTGCTGAAGAGCCTTTATCCGGCGCGTTCGGTGTATGCGAACGTCGATTCGTCGCTCGACTACTACTTCGAGGGCGAGGCGGGGAGCAAGAGCCCGATGCTTGCAGAGCGGCATGCACGCTATCGGCCGATGCTGGCGCAGGTGAAGAGTGCGAACGATGTGAAGCAGCCGCATGTGCGGAAGGACTTTCCGGATACGGCGTTCTGGGCTCCCGATATCCATACGGACGCGAGCGGGCATGCGCGGGTGACGATGACGTTCCCGGACTCGCTGACGACATGGCGGGCTACGGTGCGGGCGGTGACGGCTGACTCGAAGGCGGGGTCGCTGATTAACCGCGTGATTGTGCGGAAGAACATCATCGTACGGATGGGACAGCCGCGATTCCTGCGTAAAGGCGATACGGTCTCGATTCCGGTGATCGTGCATAACTACCTGGCAACGGCGAAGCCGGTTCAGCTTTCGCTGGATGCGACCGGACTTGATCTTGTTGGAGGTGCGACGCAATCGGTGAACGTGAATCCGAAGGGCGAGGCTACGGCGTTCTGGAAGTTCCGCGCTTCGTCGATCGGCACGGCGAAGCTGCTGGCGAAGGCGATTACGAATGAGGAGAGCGACGCGCTCGAGGTGACCTTCCCGGTGAAGCCAAGCGGTGTGCGGAAGACGCTGACGGCTTCGGGGTCGATCCAGGGATCGGGCGAGCATAGCCTTTCGATCGACTTCCCCACGGGGACGGATGCGGGGGCGCATACGCTTGCGATCGAGGTGAGCCCGTCGATCGCGGGATCGCTCTTTGGGGCGCTCGATTACCTCAGCACCTTCCCTTATGGATGCACCGAGCAGACGATGTCGAGCTTCCTGCCGAACATCCTCATCGCCGACGCTACGAAGAAGCTGAGCCTGCAGAAGCCGGTTGATCCGGCACTCCTAGCGACGCGCATCAAGGCCGGGTTTGACCGGTTGGCCGACTACCAGCACGAGGACGGCGGATGGGGTTGGTGGAAGGAGGATACGAGCCAGGTCTTTATGACGGCGTATGTCGTGAGTGGCTATGGGCAGGCACGGAGGGTTGGATACGACAAAGCCGGGGAAAGCCTGCGGAAGGGTGTCGGGTTCCTCGAGACGACGCTGCGGGCGCATCCGCGTATGCTGCCGGAGCTTCGGGCCTACACGGTGTATGCGTTAAGCGAGGCCGGAAGGGATGTGACCGATGCGAAGCTGCTGAAGGATGAGACGGACGCTCTCTATAGGCGGCGCGGCGATTTGAGCGCGCAGGGACTTTCGTTTACCGGACTTGCGATGATGCGGGAGAACGATACGCGCTCGGGCGAGATCGCTACGCTGTTGACGGCGAAGGCGGTGAAGCAGGGCGACCGGGTGAGCTGGCCTTCGACTCGGGAGCCCCTGCTGGACATCGATGCGGATTCCAGCGCGCAGTCGACGGCATATGCGCTGAAGTTCCTGGTGCATCAGACGCCGGATAGTCCGCTGCTGCAGGGTGCGGCGCTTTGGCTGATCGCGAACCGGAATGAGGGGTCTTACTGGAGCTCGACCGAGCAGACTTCGGCGGCGCTGTTCGGGTTGACGGACTACCTGGTGGCGACGCATGAGCTTGACGCCGAGTCGGATGTGGAGGTCTTCGTCAACGGGGCTTCGGCTGGGAAACGGCACTTTACGGCGGCTGATTCCCTCTCGGCCTCGATCCTTTCGATTACTCCCGATGCCGCCCATTTGCAGCCGCAGGGGAACAGCATCCGGATCGTGAGCCGTGGTGCAGGGCGGGCTTATTTTGCGGTCAGCGGGACGTTCTTCTCGACCGATAAGAGCGCATACCAGCAGGGCACGATGGCGCTGAACATTGCGCGGGATTACTTCAAGCTTGTGCCGTTTGAGAAGAACGGCAGCATCTTCTACAAGCTCGACCCGCTGCGCGGGCCGGTGCAACAGGGAGATGTGCTTGCCGTGCATCTTGGGGTGACGGGGTCACGCGAGAAGTACCTGCTGATTGAGGATCCCATTCCGGCGGGAGCGGAGTTCCTGACGAATGAGGGGACCTTCAACATCATGGACCGGCCGGGCACGTGGCGGTACTGGTACACGCGGCGCGAGTTCCATGACGACCATGCGGCGATCTTCGCGACGGAGTTCGAGGGCCGGGACGAGTCGTTCTACTTGCTGAAGGTGATCAATCCGGGGAGCTATGCGATCAGCCCGGCGAGCGTGCAGCCGATGTACCAGCCGGGGATCCAGGCGACGAGCGATGAACTGCATCTCGACGTGCAGGACGTTACGCCGCAGAATCCGCCGGCGGGAGGGGGACGCTGA
- a CDS encoding SpoIID/LytB domain-containing protein, which translates to MKALAFALFLSPVASAQPPHPAAQDLTVRLFDTDRVTSLTVTPLHPGATWKRCPTCARQPIPASLPIQREQLKTTIELTGDLRLDTDTSRRATAAGIWRIDPEPDGLRVRITLPSERYVASVLSGEASPDEPPASLRALAITVRSFALDRAAHNQELCDSTRCQAMRLGSISQAVNEAVLDTAGETLWLDNTRVPAYFTQSSGGTTEDAATVWGGPPKPWLRSHPDPYSDRLPSTWHAELTPDELTQALSAQGFHLHAMPRTLTILRRDSSGRASQLEVQTSANERLTLPAATLRFAINRSLGWGKLRSDLYAVQPGPAGKILFEGRGYGHGVGLSQSGARVMASEGRDDRAILHFYFPGTEVRIDSNDQGWQRHEDPAWTLIAPTLDLSTLQTITAAWTRAQTLFPPPPGHPTPHPALRLFPSTDLYRGVTNEPGWTLGATRGDRIFLQPKSVVARSGNSYTNLLLHELLHVLVEHEATPSTPLWLREGLPEALASPQPHPQSTNARATIEESLRTPANLLEAEKAHKEATALVQHMIHLYGFETVRSWLSRGVPADAARASNSATTASTTSPSATSRR; encoded by the coding sequence TTGAAAGCCCTCGCCTTCGCCCTGTTCCTTTCGCCAGTCGCCTCCGCTCAACCCCCCCATCCCGCAGCCCAGGATCTCACCGTCCGCCTCTTCGACACCGACCGAGTCACCTCCCTTACCGTCACCCCGCTGCACCCCGGAGCCACCTGGAAGCGCTGCCCGACCTGCGCCCGCCAACCTATTCCTGCCTCCTTACCCATCCAACGAGAACAACTCAAAACCACCATCGAGCTCACCGGCGATCTCCGCCTCGACACCGACACATCCCGCCGGGCCACCGCCGCAGGTATCTGGCGCATCGACCCCGAGCCCGACGGCCTCCGCGTCCGCATTACCCTCCCAAGCGAACGCTATGTAGCCTCTGTCCTCTCCGGAGAAGCAAGCCCCGACGAGCCGCCAGCCTCCCTCCGCGCCCTCGCAATCACTGTCCGCAGCTTCGCCCTCGACCGCGCCGCCCACAACCAGGAGCTCTGCGACAGCACCCGCTGCCAGGCCATGCGCCTCGGCTCCATCTCGCAAGCCGTGAACGAAGCCGTCCTCGACACGGCGGGCGAAACCCTCTGGCTCGACAACACCCGCGTCCCCGCCTATTTCACCCAAAGCAGCGGAGGCACCACCGAAGACGCCGCCACCGTCTGGGGAGGCCCGCCAAAACCCTGGCTCCGCTCCCACCCCGACCCCTACAGCGACCGCCTTCCCTCCACCTGGCACGCCGAGCTCACCCCTGACGAACTCACCCAGGCCCTCTCCGCCCAGGGCTTCCACCTCCACGCCATGCCACGCACCCTCACCATCCTCCGCAGAGACTCATCCGGCCGCGCATCGCAGCTCGAAGTACAAACCTCTGCCAACGAGCGCCTAACCCTACCCGCGGCTACCCTCCGCTTCGCCATCAACCGCTCCCTAGGCTGGGGAAAGCTCCGCAGCGATCTCTACGCCGTCCAGCCCGGCCCAGCCGGAAAGATCCTCTTCGAAGGCCGGGGCTACGGCCACGGAGTAGGCCTCAGCCAATCCGGGGCCCGCGTCATGGCCTCCGAGGGCCGCGACGACCGCGCCATCCTCCACTTCTACTTCCCAGGAACCGAAGTCCGCATCGACTCCAACGACCAGGGCTGGCAGCGCCACGAAGACCCCGCCTGGACCCTCATCGCCCCCACCCTCGATCTCTCAACCCTCCAAACCATCACCGCCGCCTGGACCCGCGCCCAGACCCTTTTCCCGCCGCCACCCGGCCACCCCACTCCTCACCCAGCCCTCCGCCTCTTTCCCTCCACCGACCTCTACCGAGGCGTCACCAACGAACCCGGCTGGACCCTCGGAGCAACCCGTGGCGACCGGATCTTCCTCCAGCCCAAATCGGTCGTCGCCCGCTCCGGAAACTCCTACACCAACCTCCTGCTCCACGAGCTCCTCCACGTCCTCGTGGAACACGAAGCGACCCCGTCCACCCCCCTATGGCTCCGCGAAGGTCTCCCCGAAGCCCTGGCGTCCCCACAGCCCCACCCGCAATCCACAAACGCACGAGCCACCATCGAGGAGAGTCTCCGAACCCCCGCCAACCTCCTCGAAGCCGAGAAAGCCCACAAGGAAGCCACCGCCCTCGTCCAGCACATGATCCATCTCTACGGATTCGAAACCGTGCGCTCCTGGCTCTCTCGTGGCGTTCCCGCCGACGCAGCCCGCGCCAGCAACTCCGCCACAACCGCAAGCACCACCAGCCCAAGCGCCACCAGCAGAAGATAA
- a CDS encoding cation diffusion facilitator family transporter: protein MHMSASTGRNNRRLRRVLQLSMLLTTMYIVGTFFFGLRAHSLALMSEAGHNVSDLLAILLSFLAVFLQQQPANDRKTFGYQRAGVLAAFVNALTLIVLSAWIALEAIGRLHSPVAVQPRLMMIVAVFGVLMNGAVAGLLWRFSGDVNIRSVFLHMLGDTLSTAAVIAGGAGILWTGFTWIDPVLSMVIAAMILWSSAGIVRETLNILLEGTPRGLQLGEIRAAIQRIPGVLNVHDLHVWSLTSESHALSSHITIGDRPLAESRVILKDLNEALQHRFKIHHTTIQFEATQCTPNEGCCAPPKLEIGATCSHDHSHSH from the coding sequence ATGCACATGTCCGCCAGCACGGGACGGAACAACCGCAGGCTGCGGCGCGTGCTCCAGCTTTCGATGCTGTTGACGACGATGTATATCGTTGGGACGTTCTTCTTCGGGCTGCGCGCGCACTCACTTGCGCTGATGTCGGAGGCGGGGCATAACGTGTCCGACCTGCTCGCCATCCTGCTTTCGTTTCTGGCCGTATTTCTTCAGCAGCAGCCGGCGAACGATCGGAAGACTTTCGGATACCAGAGGGCTGGGGTGCTGGCGGCGTTCGTCAATGCGTTGACCTTGATCGTGCTCTCGGCGTGGATCGCGCTTGAGGCGATCGGGCGGCTGCATTCGCCGGTTGCGGTTCAGCCGCGCCTGATGATGATTGTCGCGGTGTTTGGTGTGTTGATGAACGGGGCGGTGGCGGGGTTGCTGTGGCGTTTTTCGGGCGACGTGAACATCCGCTCGGTGTTTCTGCACATGCTTGGGGACACGCTTTCGACGGCGGCGGTGATCGCTGGTGGCGCGGGGATTCTCTGGACGGGGTTTACGTGGATCGATCCGGTGCTGTCGATGGTGATTGCGGCAATGATCCTGTGGTCGAGCGCGGGCATTGTGCGGGAGACGCTGAACATCCTGCTCGAAGGAACGCCGCGCGGGTTGCAGCTTGGCGAGATTCGGGCGGCGATTCAGCGGATTCCCGGAGTATTGAACGTGCATGATCTGCACGTCTGGAGCCTGACGTCGGAGTCGCATGCGCTTTCCAGCCACATCACCATTGGTGATCGGCCGCTGGCGGAGTCGAGGGTGATTTTGAAAGATCTGAACGAGGCGCTGCAGCACCGGTTCAAGATCCACCATACGACGATCCAGTTCGAGGCGACGCAGTGCACGCCGAACGAGGGGTGCTGTGCGCCGCCGAAGCTTGAGATCGGGGCGACGTGCAGCCACGACCATAGCCATAGCCACTGA
- a CDS encoding ring-cleaving dioxygenase, producing the protein MAKPIVGLHHVTAIASNPQRNLDFYTEVLGLRFVKRTINFDDPGSYHFYFGDDAGSPGTILTFFPWPGASRGSLGVGETAATAFSVPLTSLAFWEKQLSENGIPVERLGKRFNEEVLSFADPDGMRLEIVGHPDAGPAKPSRFASIPAEHAIRGFFGVTLSEKRLESTAQVLNTMGFHKLAEEGNRVRFSAEGAELGNHIDIVVPETAAYGRMGAGSVHHIAFRVPDDASQLEWREELSAQSLQVTPVQDRTYFHSIYFREPGGVLFEIATDPPGFALDEPVESMGEALKLPPWLEKSRGVIEQRLPVITLHKEKVEAL; encoded by the coding sequence ATGGCAAAGCCGATCGTCGGTTTGCATCACGTCACAGCGATTGCGTCCAACCCCCAGCGCAATCTGGATTTCTACACCGAGGTTCTCGGTCTGCGGTTCGTCAAGCGCACCATCAACTTCGACGACCCGGGGAGCTACCACTTTTACTTCGGAGACGACGCCGGTTCCCCCGGAACGATCCTCACCTTCTTCCCCTGGCCCGGAGCCTCGCGCGGAAGCCTCGGCGTCGGCGAAACCGCCGCGACCGCCTTCAGCGTGCCTCTGACCTCGCTGGCCTTCTGGGAGAAGCAGCTCTCCGAGAACGGCATTCCCGTCGAACGTCTCGGTAAGCGCTTCAACGAAGAGGTCCTCAGCTTTGCCGATCCTGATGGCATGCGTCTGGAGATCGTCGGCCACCCTGATGCCGGCCCCGCGAAGCCCTCACGTTTCGCGTCGATTCCAGCAGAGCACGCCATCCGCGGCTTCTTCGGCGTCACCCTCTCCGAGAAGCGTCTTGAAAGCACCGCGCAGGTCCTGAACACGATGGGCTTTCACAAGCTCGCCGAGGAAGGGAATCGTGTCCGCTTCAGCGCGGAAGGTGCTGAGCTCGGCAATCACATCGACATCGTGGTGCCGGAGACGGCCGCCTACGGCAGGATGGGTGCGGGAAGCGTTCATCACATCGCCTTCCGCGTTCCCGACGATGCCTCGCAACTCGAGTGGCGCGAAGAACTCTCCGCCCAATCCCTCCAGGTGACACCGGTACAGGACCGCACCTACTTCCACTCCATCTACTTCCGCGAACCCGGTGGAGTCCTCTTCGAGATCGCGACAGATCCCCCAGGCTTTGCTCTTGATGAACCGGTCGAGTCGATGGGCGAGGCCCTCAAGCTGCCGCCGTGGCTCGAAAAGAGCCGAGGCGTCATCGAGCAGAGACTGCCCGTGATAACCCTGCATAAAGAGAAGGTGGAGGCGTTGTGA
- a CDS encoding penicillin-binding transpeptidase domain-containing protein: MQADSSWKRDAPRQAILFCLLFLCLPIYGQSLGFLAGTNASAILLDVQTGRTIATFGRTGIPSTPGSTLKPFLLLAALKEGIVTEHTTVECRGILTIDDRGHPRNLACTHPRTTTIFAAQAALAYSCNTYFARLAARMSPTQLTQSLSNFGIRTQPIDDPNQRILQALGLFSVKVSAEQLARAYALLAREFTSAHSNPANIVHQGLLDSVSFGMADNAAVPGLTLAGKTGTASDPGRPWTHGWFAGIVEDAPATVLVVYVPHGSGADAATLARTILAKRERKP, encoded by the coding sequence ATGCAGGCTGATTCTTCATGGAAGCGCGACGCACCCCGGCAGGCCATCCTCTTCTGCCTCCTGTTCCTTTGCCTTCCCATATACGGCCAGTCTCTCGGATTCCTGGCCGGAACCAACGCCTCCGCCATCCTCCTCGATGTCCAGACCGGTCGTACGATCGCAACCTTCGGCCGCACCGGCATCCCGTCCACCCCCGGCTCAACCCTCAAACCCTTCCTCCTCCTGGCTGCTCTCAAGGAAGGCATCGTCACCGAACACACCACCGTCGAGTGTCGTGGAATCCTCACCATCGACGACCGTGGCCACCCCCGCAACCTCGCCTGCACCCACCCCCGCACCACCACGATCTTCGCCGCCCAGGCCGCCCTCGCCTACTCCTGCAACACGTACTTCGCCCGCCTCGCCGCCCGCATGTCGCCCACCCAACTCACCCAGAGCCTAAGCAACTTCGGCATCCGCACCCAGCCAATCGACGACCCGAACCAACGCATCCTGCAAGCCCTCGGCCTATTCTCCGTCAAAGTGAGCGCCGAGCAATTAGCCCGCGCCTACGCCCTCCTCGCCCGCGAATTCACCTCCGCACACTCTAATCCCGCAAACATCGTCCACCAGGGCCTCCTCGACAGCGTCAGCTTCGGCATGGCCGACAACGCCGCCGTCCCCGGCCTCACCCTTGCCGGTAAGACAGGCACCGCCAGCGACCCCGGCCGGCCCTGGACGCACGGCTGGTTCGCCGGCATCGTCGAAGACGCTCCTGCCACGGTCCTCGTCGTCTACGTCCCCCACGGCAGCGGAGCCGACGCCGCCACCCTCGCCCGAACGATCCTCGCCAAGCGGGAGCGCAAGCCTTGA
- a CDS encoding DUF1175 family protein, with the protein MVALCAGLGGCVGWSRLQVSVPETVALAADGRMHRVGVVTARRGGARVEDVWVSGRAALTQDGETVGVWVRSPVLARVDQLVVAGRVARVEFLEDDRAEGGFPEWMVLHDAADREAFRRWFTEVAERAADLSPDKLPKEIGDCSALLRYSFREALREHDDKWYAGLGAEEMPGLRSVAQWTYPNTPIGTGLFRTRAGSFVASDLRDGTFAQFADAKTLVAANAFFVSRDIGRARAGDLIFYRLLEETSQYHSMIVTGTHGEWVVYHTGPITTPHGKTPGEMRRVLLADLMKHPDPRWRPVAANANFLGVYRWDILDDDR; encoded by the coding sequence ATGGTGGCTTTGTGCGCGGGCCTGGGTGGGTGTGTGGGGTGGAGTCGGCTACAGGTGAGTGTGCCGGAGACGGTGGCGCTTGCGGCGGATGGGCGGATGCATCGGGTGGGGGTGGTGACGGCTCGGCGTGGTGGAGCGCGGGTTGAGGATGTGTGGGTGAGTGGGCGGGCGGCTTTGACGCAGGATGGCGAGACCGTGGGGGTTTGGGTGAGGTCGCCGGTTTTAGCGAGGGTGGATCAACTGGTGGTTGCCGGGCGGGTGGCGCGGGTGGAGTTTCTGGAGGATGATCGGGCGGAAGGCGGGTTTCCGGAGTGGATGGTGCTGCACGATGCGGCGGATCGGGAGGCGTTTCGGCGATGGTTTACCGAGGTTGCGGAGCGGGCGGCTGATCTTTCCCCGGACAAGCTGCCGAAAGAGATTGGGGACTGCTCCGCGTTGCTGCGGTATAGCTTTCGGGAGGCGCTGCGGGAGCATGACGACAAGTGGTATGCGGGGCTGGGGGCGGAGGAGATGCCGGGGCTGCGGTCGGTGGCGCAGTGGACGTATCCGAATACGCCTATAGGGACGGGGCTGTTTCGGACGAGGGCGGGTAGTTTTGTTGCGAGCGATTTGCGGGATGGGACGTTTGCGCAGTTTGCGGATGCGAAGACGCTGGTGGCGGCGAATGCCTTTTTTGTTAGCAGGGATATTGGGCGGGCGCGGGCGGGGGATTTGATCTTCTATCGGCTGCTGGAGGAGACGTCGCAGTACCACTCGATGATCGTGACGGGAACCCACGGGGAGTGGGTGGTGTATCACACGGGGCCGATCACGACGCCGCATGGAAAGACGCCGGGAGAGATGCGGCGGGTGCTGCTTGCGGACCTGATGAAGCATCCGGATCCGCGGTGGCGGCCGGTTGCTGCGAACGCCAACTTCCTGGGAGTGTATCGGTGGGATATTCTCGACGACGACAGGTGA